CGGTGCGGGTTCGAGTCAATGGTCTCCGCTTTCGGGACGCCTCCGGGCCAAGACGAAGCCTTCATCCTGTTTTAGCCTGTCTATCGGGGCCTCGAGGGAAGAGACGGCGCCTCTCTCCCGCCTTTCGCGAGGGCGCCTCAGAGGCCGTCGCGCCTCCCCTCCGATGCGGTCCAGACGACGAGGGCGGCGACGGAGGCGCCCGCGCCCTCGAGGACCCGGCGGGCCCTGTCGAGGGTGGCGCCCGTGGTGCAGACGTCGTCGACGACGACGAGCCTCCTGCCCGCGATCGACGCCGCTCCCTGTCTCCAGCGGAGGACGTCTTCGGGCAGATCGCGCCGCTGCGCGGCGCTGCGACCGGTCTGGCCGGGACGGCGGCCGGCCCAGGCGAGGCCGTCGACGACGGGCAACCGCCAGATGGCCGAGAGCCCCCGGGCGATGAGGAGGGACTGGTTGTAACCTCTCGGGCTTCCGCGATGGAGCGGCAGGGGGACGAGGCCGTCGGCGGCGGGAGCCTCGAAGGCCCGTCCCAGGGCCCGGCCGAGAGGCGGGCCGAGAGAGCGCATCCCCTTATATTTTAGCAGGAGAAGGAGTTCCCGTGGGCGACCTTCATGGAGGGCTCCGACGAAAAGAGGAGGGGCGCCGCCGTGGGAGGAACAGGGATAGGGACCGCGGCAGAGGGAGCAGAGGTTCATCGTCTCTCCGAGAAGGGCGTCGAGACAGTCGGGACAGACGACGGAGGCGATCCGGCCGCAGAGGGGACACTGGACGGGCCAGATGAAATGAAGGAGGATCTCCAAAAGGGTCGGGACCATGGCGGGAACCTCCTTTCCGGCGATGAGGTCGCCTCGCGTGACGATCCTTTTTCCGTCGTTGCAGCGGGGTGAGCCTCCGTTCCGGCCGGAAAGCCGCCGCCGCATCGCGGTCTTCCAGCCGGAACGCGCTTGTCCCGGCCCGCTTCGGAAGAAAGGAAAAGCTCCGCGCTGCCGCCGTCGCCTTTCCTGGGAGCGTGGGCATCCTGCCCGCGCCCGCCCCGAAGGGGCGGAGGGTTTCCCACGCTTCGCCGTCGTCATCAAGGTTACGACGTTCAAGCCGGGAAACCCTGCGGGACGAAAAACCCGTCCCGCGCGCCGCCAAGATGGCCGCGCTCCCAGCAAGGGCAAAACCCCTGCCACCGAGGCGGATCGGCGTTCCCGGCAAGGGCAAAACCTCAAGCTCCACGTCGCCGCCGTTGTCTTTCCTGGGAGCGTGGGCATCTTTGCCCGCGCCCGCCCCGAAGGGGCGGAGGGTTTCCCACGCTTCGCCGTCGTCATCAAGGTTACGACGTTCAAGCCGGGAAACCCTGCGGGACGAAAGATCCGTCCCGCGCGCCGCCAAGATGGCCGCGCTCCCAGCAAGGGCAAAACCCCTGCCACCGAGGCGGATCGGCGCTCCCAGCAAGGGCAAAACCTCAAGCTCCACGTCGCCGCCGTTGCCTTTCCTGGGAGCGTGGGCATCCTGCCCGCGCCCGCCCCGAAGGGGCGGAGGGTTTTTCTGCGCTTCGCCGTCGTCATCAAGGTTACGACGTTCAAGCCGGGAAACCCTGCGGGACGAAAATTCCGTCCCGCGCGCCGCCAAGATGGCCGCGCTCCCAGCAAGGGCAAAACCTCAAGCTCCGCGCTGTCGCCGTCGCCTTTCCTGGGAGCGCTGTCGTCTCTGCTCGCCTCGGAAAAGACAAAGAGCTCCGCGCTGCCGCCGTTGTCTTTCCTGGGAGCGTGGGCATCTTTGCCCGCGCCCGCCCCGAAGGGGCGGAGGGTTTCCCACGCTTCGCCGTCGTCATCAAGGTTACGACGTTCAAGCCGGGAAACCCTGCGGGACGAAAAATCCGTCCCGCGCGCCGCCAAGATGGCCGCGCTCCCAGCAAGGGCAAAACCCCTGCCACCGAGGCGGGTCGGCGCTCCCGGCAAGGGTAAAACCCTCGCCCGAAGTCAGGTTTTCCTGAAAGCGCGCTTGTCCCGGCCCGCTTCGGAAGAAAGGGAAAGCTCCGCGCTGCCGCCGTTGTCTTTCCTGGGAGCGTGGGCATCCTGCCCGCGCCCGCCCCGAAGGGGCGGAGGGTTTCCCACGCTTCGCCGTCGTCATCAAGGTTACGACGTTCAAGCCGGGAAACCCTGCGGGACGAAAATTCCGTCCCGCGCGCCGCCAAGATGGCCGCGCTCCCAGCAAGGGCAAAACCCCTGCCACCGAGGCGGATCGGCGTTCCCGGCAAGGGCAAAACCTCAAGCTCCACGTCGCCGCCGTTGTCTTTCCTGGGAGCGTGGGCATCTTGCCCGCGCCCGCCCCGAAGGGGCGGTGGGTTTCCCACGCTTCGCCGTCGTCATCAAGGTTACGACGTTCAAGCCGGGAAACCCTGCGGGACGAAAAATCCGTCCCGCGCGCCGCCAAGATAGCCGCGCTCCCAGCAAGGGCAAAACCTCAAGCTCCGCGCTGCCGCCGTTGTCTTTCCTGGGAGCGTGGGCATCCTGCCCGCGCCCGCCCCGAAGGGGCCTGAACAAAGGCCCGCCCCCACCGAGGCGGGAGCGGGCCTAGAGGTCCTTTTTGCTAGAGGCCGGCGGCGCGGCGCAGGGCTTCGGTCCGGTCGACCCGCTCCCAGGCCGGGAGCGGATCGAGGTCGATGCGCCCCATGTGGCCGTAGGCGGCGAGGCGGCGATACTGGGGCTTGCGCAGTTCGAGGTCGGCGATGATGGCGGCGGGACGGAAGTCGAAACAGGCCCGGACGACGCGGGTGATGGCCTCGTCGGAGATTTTTCCCGTGCCGTAGCTGTTGGCCATGATGGAGACGGGACGGGCGACGCCGATGGCGTAGGCCACCTGGATCTGACACCTTTCGGCCAATCCGGCGGCGACGACGTTTTTGGCGGCGTAGCGGGCCATGTAGGCGGCGGAGCGGTCCACTTTGGTGGGGTCCTTGCCGGAGAAGGCGCCGCCGCCGTGGGGCACGAGGCCGCCGTAGGTGTCGACGATGATCTTCCGGCCCGTCAGGCCCGTGTCGGCCATGGGACCGCCCATGACGAAACGGCCCGAGGGGTTGACGAAGATGTGCGTTTCGTCGTCGAGAAGTCCGGCGGGGACGACGGGGCGAATGACGTGCTCGATGACGTCGCGGCGGATCCGCTCCTGCTCCGCTTCGGGGCCATGCTGGGTCGAGACGACGACGGTATCGACGCGGAGTGCCCTCCCCTCCTCGTACTCGACGGTGACCTGCGTCTTGCCGTCGGGCCTGAGGTAGGACAGAAGCCCCTCCTTGCGGACCGTCGAAAGACGACGGGCGAGGCGATGGGCCAGGGCGATGGGCAGAGGGAGGAACTCCTCCGTCTCATCGCAGGCGTAGCCGATCATCATGCCCTGATCGCCGGCGCCGAGGCCGTCGAAATCTTCTTTGAGGAGCCCGTCGCGGATCTCCAGCGCCCTGTCGACGCCCTCTTTGATGTCGCCCGACTGTTCGTCGATGGCGGTGATGATGGCGCAGGTGTCGCCGTCGAAGCCGAATTTGGCGCGGGTGTAGCCGATGTCTTTGACGATCTCCCGGGCCAGGCGGGGGATGTCGACGTAACAGCTCGTGCTGATCTCTCCGGCGACGACGACGAGGCCTGTGGTGACGAGGGTTTCGCAGGCCACGCGACCGAAGGGATCCTGAGCGAGGATGGCGTCGAGGATGCCGTCGGAGACCTGATCGGCCAGTTTGTCGGGA
The DNA window shown above is from Aminithiophilus ramosus and carries:
- the metK gene encoding methionine adenosyltransferase, giving the protein MEKERFLLTSESVTEGHPDKLADQVSDGILDAILAQDPFGRVACETLVTTGLVVVAGEISTSCYVDIPRLAREIVKDIGYTRAKFGFDGDTCAIITAIDEQSGDIKEGVDRALEIRDGLLKEDFDGLGAGDQGMMIGYACDETEEFLPLPIALAHRLARRLSTVRKEGLLSYLRPDGKTQVTVEYEEGRALRVDTVVVSTQHGPEAEQERIRRDVIEHVIRPVVPAGLLDDETHIFVNPSGRFVMGGPMADTGLTGRKIIVDTYGGLVPHGGGAFSGKDPTKVDRSAAYMARYAAKNVVAAGLAERCQIQVAYAIGVARPVSIMANSYGTGKISDEAITRVVRACFDFRPAAIIADLELRKPQYRRLAAYGHMGRIDLDPLPAWERVDRTEALRRAAGL
- a CDS encoding ComF family protein, coding for MVPTLLEILLHFIWPVQCPLCGRIASVVCPDCLDALLGETMNLCSLCRGPYPCSSHGGAPPLFVGALHEGRPRELLLLLKYKGMRSLGPPLGRALGRAFEAPAADGLVPLPLHRGSPRGYNQSLLIARGLSAIWRLPVVDGLAWAGRRPGQTGRSAAQRRDLPEDVLRWRQGAASIAGRRLVVVDDVCTTGATLDRARRVLEGAGASVAALVVWTASEGRRDGL